One part of the Lepeophtheirus salmonis chromosome 14, UVic_Lsal_1.4, whole genome shotgun sequence genome encodes these proteins:
- the LOC121129048 gene encoding E3 ubiquitin-protein ligase RNF25, whose translation MTDGASEADIEVIEEVEALEATLLEGIRIRRGIEGSERPTDLELVMTPLTASDEERAFVSLTLKLSIPLGYPRERPSIVIAHPRGLGESGISSLEKGLAKKCRDNLGDPILYQLVEYTQEFLTESNVPACSCAVCLCDLKKEDSFIKTPCYHYFHSLCYGSYIQNEISNRKAEEEEKQEQTTRDLRCPVCREILVQDVLNYDFSHFLKSPPPVVQVPESFTLTEDLKELQNSMKNLFEKQKLNGAIIDIEAENSMTVLSIGENTERNELPLPSPSTHSLPQVSNGNNNNINKVKFKSKRTPNVVPSTSSSSDVSRSENPRRLARYKKYHSHNISRHQMHKNMKASKSGNDTPEPGNL comes from the exons atGACAGACGGAGCCTCCGAAGCGGACATCGAAGTTATAGAAGAGGTTGAAGCTTTAGAGGCTACCCTCTTGGAGGGAATTCGAATCCGAAGGGGTATTGAAGGTTCTGAGCGGCCAACGGATTTGGAGCTGGTCATGACTCCTCTCACTGCCAGTGATGAAGAGAGAGCTTTTGTGTCCCTCACTTTGAAACTCAGCATTCCCTTAG GTTACCCAAGGGAGCGCCCCAGTATAGTCATAGCCCATCCTCGTGGTCTCGGCGAATCTGGAATCTCTTCTCTTGAAAAAGGCTTGGCTAAAAAATGTAGGGACAATCTGGGGGATCCCATTTTGTATCAACTAGTGGAATATACGCAAGAATTCCTCACCGAGTCCAATGTCCCTGCATGTTCCTGCGCCGTCTGTCTTTGTGACTTAAAAAAAGAGGACTCCTTTATCAAAACCCCCTGCTATCACTATTTCCATTCCCTTTGCTATGGCTCCtacattcaaaatgaaatatccaATAGAAAAGCTGAGGAGGAGGAAAAGCAGGAACAAACGACACGGGATCTACGTTGTCCAGTTTGTCGTGAAATCCTTGTTCAAGATGTGTTAAACTACGATTTCTCTCATTTCCTTAAAAGTCCTCCCCCCGTGGTTCAAGTACCCGAGTCATTTACTTTAACAGAAGATCTTAAGGAACTACAAAATTCTatgaaaaatttgtttgaaaaacaaaagttgAATGGAGCCATTATTGATATTGAAGCGGAAAATAGTATGACTGTGCTATCCATTGGGGAAAACACGGAGCGTAATGAACTACCTCTACCCTCGCCGTCTACTCATTCCTTGCCTCAAGTATCGAATGGAAATAACAATAACATCAATAAAgtcaaattcaaatcaaaaaggaCTCCTAATGTTGTTCCTAGTACTTCCTCTTCTTCGGATGTATCTCGAAGTGAGAACCCCCGACGACTTGCTAGGTATAAAAAGTATCATAGTCATAATATAAGTAGACATCAAATGCATAAAAACATGAAGGCTTCCAAGTCTGGGAATGATACTCCTGAACCTGGTAATTTATGA